The Pyricularia oryzae 70-15 chromosome 5, whole genome shotgun sequence genome includes a region encoding these proteins:
- a CDS encoding ubiquitin-conjugating enzyme: MASQKRVQKELADCMTNPPPGMTVSLPSDADIFTWHVTLAGPADTAYAGGQYGLVVKLPADYPFKAPIITFATRIYHPNVTNDSAGNICISALKPENWKPASKLLGVLEAVRSLLVEPNPDDPLEARIAEEYKSNRPEFDKNAKSYVQRYAKGPPTFAAPQAEVAKESK; this comes from the exons ATGGCATCACAAAAACGAGTACAAAAG GAACTTGCAGACTGCATGACCAACCCTCCACCGGGCATGACAGTCAGCCTGCCGTCGGACGCCGACATCTTCACGTGGCACGTGACGCTGGCCGGCCCCGCCGACACGGCCTACGCAGGCGGGCAGTACGGCTTGGTGGTGAAGCTGCCGGCTGACTATCCTTTCAAGGCGCCCATCATCACGTTCGCCACGCGCATCTACCACCCAAACGTGACCAACGACTCGGCCGGCAACATTTGCATCTCGGCCCTCAAACCGGAGAACTGGAAGCCCGCCAGCAAGCTGCTCGGCGTGCTCGAGGCCGTCAGGAGCCTGCTGGTCGAGCCCAACCCGGACGACCCCCTCGAGGCTAGGATCGCCGAAGAGTACAAGTCCAACAGGCCAGAGTTTGACAAGAACGCAAAGAGCTACGTCCAGAGGTACGCAAAGGGCCCGCCGACCTTTGCGGCTCCGCAGGCTGAGGTGGCCAAGGAGTCCAAGTGA
- a CDS encoding cell cycle control protein cwf19, with protein sequence MDGLDDFEKQLAADKAEREHEQERAERKEKRRHHHRRDRSSDRTGDRERHRDHDRDSDRHRHKHRRHDSRERERDRDEHGHRHKRSRKDEDENDRDKDSSRRRHRHRNGSPSRRNGREVNESGEPSYIQAHDPKEDLPLPDEETPSAEAAARPVRDSWMTAPSALDVDYVHRSQKDKGPAKKEPEQRVISERELNSGVLAAMNSGKAFEDLQVPTQTEVSYKFGDEGSQWRMTKLKGVYDTAKRTGRSVDEIGAETFGSIREFDDAREERIEMDRRRTYGSGYKGKEVPTGELYKERNIDDSRPSEVQDDAESPPEQGIVVDHPPAARIDQTTLNRMRAAMMNAKLRRAPDTEKLEAEYNAAMASFSSGVSNDRAVVLDASHSRMLAAGGQRAETKALDTKRGRERGTLVANDDMTIDDMVREEKRTRGQAGGDGMKMAERIARDGKFDNDLEYMEENAERLAKRTHKSDAALKALAVGEFQRMNKILDSCPLCHHEDREPPRNLPIAPVISLATRVYMTLAPGPELNNGAEGGAVLVPLSHRQNLLECDDDEWEEMRNFMKSLTRLYHDQGREVLFYENAAAPNRRGHAHMVAVPIPYEQGDTAPAFFKEAMLTVGEEWSQHKKYVDTAKKAREGLGKLAFRRSIAKEAPYFHVWFNLDGGLGHVVEDESSWPRGDQFAREIIGGMLDSDMDLIKKQPRWSRSDSRADDFKKRWRKFDWTRVLTEGQ encoded by the coding sequence ATGGACGGCCTGGACGACTTTGAGAAGCAATTGGCTGCAGACAAGGCCGAAAGAGAACACGAACAAGAAAGAGCCGAACGCAAGGAGAAACGTCGACATCACCATCGACGCGACAGGTCCTCAGATCGCACTGGCGACCGTGAGAGACATCGCGACCACGATCGCGACTCGGACAGGCATCGACACAAGCACAGGAGGCATGACTCTCGTGAGCGTGAGCGGGACCGCGACGAACATGGACACCGACACAAAAGATCCAGaaaggacgaggatgagaaCGACCGCGACAAGGACAGCTCCAGGCGGAGGCATAGGCATAGGAACGGCTCACCCAGTCGTAGAAATGGGCGTGAAGTGAATGAGTCTGGCGAACCGAGCTACATTCAAGCTCATGACCCCAAGGAGGACCTTCCTCTGCCAGACGAGGAGACACCATCCGCTGAAGCTGCAGCTCGGCCTGTCAGGGACTCTTGGATGACTGCCCCGTCTGCACTTGATGTCGACTATGTCCACCGATCACAGAAAGACAAGGGCCCGGCCAAGAAGGAACCTGAGCAACGCGTCATCTCGGAGAGGGAGCTCAACAGCGGTGTGCTAGCGGCAATGAACAGTGGCAAGGCCTTTGAAGACCTCCAAGTCCCGACGCAAACTGAAGTCAGCTACAAATTCGGTGACGAAGGCTCTCAGTGGCGCATGACCAAACTAAAAGGAGTCTACGACACTGCTAAGAGGACAGGACGGTCCGTGGATGAGATCGGAGCAGAGACCTTTGGAAGCATTCGCGAGTTCGACGATGCTCGGGAGGAAAGAATCGAGATGGACAGGCGCAGGACATATGGCAGTGGCTACAAGGGCAAGGAGGTTCCTACCGGGGAGCTGTACAAAGAGCGAAATATTGATGATAGTCGCCCAAGCGAAGTCCAAGACGATGCGGAGTCGCCGCCAGAGCAGGGAATCGTGGTAGACCACCCGCCTGCCGCCCGCATCGACCAAACAACCTTGAATAGGATGCGCGCAGCGATGATGAATGCAAAGCTTCGCCGGGCCCCCGATACCGAGAAGCTCGAGGCTGAGTACAACGCAGCCATGGCATCCTTCAGCTCGGGCGTGTCCAACGACCGCGCCGTGGTGCTGGACGCCTCGCACAGCCGTATGCTAGCCGCAGGTGGCCAGCGCGCCGAGACCAAGGCGCTCGACACCAAGCGTGGCCGCGAGCGCGGGACCCTGGTCGCCAACGACGACATGACGATCGACGACATGGTCCGGGAGGAGAAGCGCACCAGGGGCCAGGCAGGCGGTGATGGAATGAAGATGGCGGAGCGGATCGCGCGCGATGGCAAGTTCGACAATGACCTGGAGTACATGGAGGAGAATGCAGAGCGGCTGGCCAAGCGCACGCACAAGTCGGACGCGGCTCTCAAGGCCCTGGCCGTGGGCGAGTTCCAGCGCATGAACAAGATTCTCGACAGCTGTCCGCTGTGCCACCACGAAGACCGCGAGCCGCCGCGCAACCTCCCCATCGCCCCCGTCATATCGCTCGCTACACGCGTCTACATGACCCTGGCTCCGGGCCCAGAGCTCAACAACGGTGCGGAAGGCGGTGCCGTCTTGGTTCCCCTCAGCCATCGCCAGAACCTCCTCGAGtgcgacgatgacgagtGGGAGGAGATGCGCAACTTTATGAAGTCCCTCACGCGTCTGTACCACGATCAAGGGCGCGAGGTGCTGTTTTACGAGAACGCGGCGGCGCCCAACCGCCGCGGGCACGCACACATGGTGGCCGTGCCGATCCCCTACGAACAGGGAGACACGGCACCCGCATTCTTCAAGGAGGCGATGCTGACTGTGGGCGAGGAATGGTCGCAGCATAAAAAGTACGTCGACACGGCAAAGAAGGCGCGCGAGGGGCTGGGGAAGCTCGCCTTTCGCCGGAGCATCGCCAAGGAGGCTCCCTACTTCCACGTCTGGTTTAACCTGGACGGCGGTCTGGGCCACGTCGTGGAGGACGAGTCCAGCTGGCCCAGGGGGGACCAGTTCGCACGGGAGATCATCGGCGGCATGCTGGATTCGGACATGGACCTCATCAAGAAACAGCCGAGGTGGTCGAGGTCGGATAGCCGAGCGGACGACTTCAAGAAGCGATGGAGGAAATTTGACTGGACCAGGGTTTTGACGGAAGGTCAGTAA
- a CDS encoding ATPase NPA3, whose translation MASEPAAPSATSSNADKPVAVVCVGMAGSGKTTFMQRINAHLHGKKDPPYVINLDPAVLNVPFDSNIDIRDSVNYKEVMKQYNLGPNGGILTSLNLFATKVDQILNLLEKRTARDTPENAGRKPIEHILVDTPGQIEAFVWSASGTILLESLASSFPTVIAYVVDTPRTRSTSTFMSNMLYACSILYKTKLPMILVFNKTDVQDASFAKEWMTDFDAFQAALREDEERNAFGSAEGESGSGGSGYMSSLLNSMSMMLDEFYAHLSVVGVSSMTGHGVDDFFTAVAEKAEEFRRDYQPELERRREERDEAKKLIREQELDKMMKGMSFAGDKDGTGASGSNDAEDENPDIAALGRRVDAIDSDDSVADDDEMDDEGLKARYDAALNDANASMSQDASFANYLRSQANQQ comes from the exons ATGGCTTCAGAACCGGCCGCACCTTCTGCGACTAGCAGCAATGCCGACAAGCCTGTGGCCGTCGTCTGCGTCGGCATGGCAG GCTCCGGCAAGACTACCTTTATGCAGCGCATAAACGCCCATCTCCACGGCAAGAAGGACCCTCCGTACGTTATCAACCTCGACCCGGCCGTGCTCAACGTCCCGTTCGACAGCAACATCGATATTCGCGACTCGGTCAACTACAAGGAGGTCATGAAGCAGTACAACCTGGGCCCCAACGGCGGCATCCTCACATCTCTAAACCTGTTCGCAACAAAGGTCGACCAGATATTGAACCTGCTGGAGAAGCGCACAGCCCGAGACACGCCCGAGAACGCCGGTCGCAAGCCCATCGAGCACATCCTGGTCGACACGCCCGGCCAGATCGAGGCCTTTGTGTGGTCGGCCAGCGGCACGATCCTGCTCGAGTCGCTGGCATCGTCCTTCCCGACCGTCATCGCGTACGTGGTCGACACGCCGCGCACCCGCTCGACCAGCACCTTTATGAGCAACATGCTCTACGCCTGCAGTATCCTGTACAAGACCAAGCTGCCCATGATCCTCGTCTTCAACAAGACGGACGTGCAGGACGCGTCCTTTGCCAAGGAGTGGATGACGGACTTTGACGCCTTTCAGGCCGCGCTGcgggaggacgaggagcgcaATGCTTTTGGGTCCGCCGAGGGCGAGTCGGGctccggcggcagcggctacATGAGCAGTCTGCTCAACAGCATGAGCATGATGCTGGACGAGTTCTACGCTCATCTTAGCGTCGTCGGCGTCAGCTCCATGACTGGCCACGGCGTGGACGATTTCTTTACAGCAGTCGCTGAAAAGGCGGAGGAGTTCCGCCGCGACTACCAGCCCGAGTTGGAGCGGAGGCGGGAGGAGCGCGACGAGGCAAAGAAGCTCATCCGGGAGCAGGAGCTCGACAAGATGATGAAGGGCATGTCGTTTGCGGGCGACAAGGATGGGACTGGTGCTTCCGGCAGCAACGACGCCGAGGATGAGAACCCGGATATTGCTGCGttggggaggagggttgacgCTATAGACTCGGACGACTCGGTtgccgatgacgacgagatgGATGATGAGGGGTTGAAGGCAAGATATGATGCGGCGCTGAACGATGCAAATGCGTCGATGAGCCAGGACGCCAGCTTTGCCAACTACCTGCGGTCTCAGGCAAACCAGCAGTAA
- a CDS encoding glycosyl hydrolase, with product MLNGRTKTALSALAVTGASAMVSPGPLTKMVNVFTGTAQNNDPGNVFAGASVPFGMAKVTINVDGYAPAGYVSESKEIVKGMSPLHDSGTGSADGSYGQFSIMPVVCGGFESCPTIETARGLRRDGDGVKDQGFPGYFSTPLTNGVLMEAASTRGASLERYTFPAGVKPTLVLDWTTDGTHSFNYGQMHADWPAQRILMNGTWFSSFGPSLFRYTAFQCVDLSASGKFTDREFWGANPEGWDARRNDTDSWNFGRWTERRRNPALTQPTNAGAIVRFGNTSGTIVVRRGVSFVSAEKACQNMEQQIPSPQDFDKVVADSNALWEDKLRRIELADGTPDKIRQLFYTNFYRTFLSPNNATGDAPPPYTESAHPYFDGMYCSWDTFRTLFPLMALTSPREMAQITDSYVDGFRREGWLPECRANNVKGWVQGGNNGVPIVADFMVKYAKHAGELGVNMDDYWAALEHDVTATPPNWDYEGRNNEAYNRLGYIPYGFLESTAVGQHTREFSRGLEYSFGDFTAAMAAQALGKPADVWRPLLERSLKYGANYNMQLESDGYRGNYGNQDLHQ from the exons ATGCTCAACGGCCGGACAAAGACAGCCCTGTCGGCACTAGCCGTCACGGGAGCATCGGCCATGGTGTCGCCGGGTCCGCTCACCAAAATGGTCAACGTGTTCACCGGCACGGCGCAAAACAACGACCCGGGCAACGTGTTTGCGGGGGCGTCGGTGCCGTTCGGCATGGCCAAGGTGACCATCAACGTGGACGGCTACGCGCCGGCGGGGTACGTGTCCGAGTCCAAGGAGATCGTCAAGGGCATGTCGCCGCTGCACGACTCGGGGACGGGCAGCGCAGACGGCAGCTACGGGCAGTTCAGCATCATGCCGGTGGTCTGCGGCGGGTTCGAGTCTTGCCCGACCATCGAGACGGCGCGGGGGCTGCGGCGGGACGGCGACGGGGTCAAGGACCAGGGGTTTCCGGGCTACTTCAGCACGCCGCTGACCAACGGGGTCTTGATGGAGGCGGCGTCCACGCGGGGGGCGTCGCTGGAGCGCTACACGTTCCCCgccggcgtgaagccgacGCTGGTTCTCGACTGGACCACCGACGGGACGCACTCGTTCAACTACGGCCAGATGCACGCCGACTGGCCGGCGCAGCGGATCCTGATGAACGGCACGTGGTTCAGCAGCTTCGGGCCCAGCCTGTTCCGCTACACGGCGTTTCAGTGCGTCGACCTCTCGGCCTCGGGAAAGTTCACGGACCGCGAGTTTTGGGGCGCCAACCCCGAGGGATGGGACGCCCGACGCAACGACACCGACTCGTGGAACTTTGGCAGGTGGACGGAGCGCCGCCGCAACCCGGCCCTCACGCAGCCCACCAACGCCGGCGCCATCGTGCGCTTCGGCAACACCAGCGGCACCATCGTGGTGCGCCGCGGCGTGTCCTTTGTCTCGGCGGAAAAGGCCTGCCAGAACATGGAGCAGCAGATCCCGTCGCCGCAGGACTTTGACAAGGTCGTGGCCGACAGCAACGCGCTCTGGGAGGACAAGCTGCGCCGCATCGAGCTGGCCGACGGCACGCCCGACAAGATCCGCCAGCTCTTCTACACCAACTTTTACCGCACCTTCCTGTCGCCCAACAACGCGACGGGCGACGCGCCACCCCCCTACACGGAGTCGGCCCACCCCTACTTTGACGGCATGTACTGCAGCTGGGACACGTTCCGGACGCTGTTTCCGCTCATGGCGCTGACGTCGCCGCGCGAGATGGCGCAGATCACCGACTCGTACGTCGACGGCTTCCGGCGCGAGGGCTGGCTGCCCGAGTGCCGCGCCAACAACGTCAAGGGCTGGGTGCAGGGCGGCAACAACGGCGTGCCCATCGTGGCGGACTTTATGGTCAAGTACGCCAAGCACGCCGGGGAGCTGGGCGTCAACATGGACGACTACTGGGCGGCGCTGGAGCACGACGTCACGGCCACGCCGCCCAACTGGGACTACGAGGGCCGCAACAACGAGGCGTACAACAGGCTCGGGTACATACCCTACGGCTTCCTCGAGAGCACGGCCGTCGGCCAGCACACGCGCGAGTTCAGCCGCGGGCTCGAGTACTCGTTTGGCGACTTCACGGCGGCCATGGCGGCGCAGGCGCTGGGGAAGCCCGCCGACGTGTGGCGCCCGCTGCTGGAGCGCAGCCTCAAGTACGGCGCCAACTACAACATGCAGCTCGAGTCGGACGGCTACCGGGG AAATTacggcaaccaggacctgcaccaatga
- a CDS encoding ribosome biogenesis protein SSF1 — protein sequence MARSRAKRRTHAGAKNPNQQKGPINTGNASIRDPKSMVIRIGAGEVGSSVSQLATDVRRVMEPGTASRLKERRANKLRDYLVMCGPLGVTHLLLFSRSESGNVNLRVALTPRGPTLHFRVEKYSLTKDVQKSQRRPKGQGKEFVTSPLLVMNNFSSSSADAPSKTPKHLESLTTTVFQSLFAPINPQKTSLKSIRRVLLMNREQSKEMDGSFIIDFRHYAITTKPTGISKPLKRLNAAEKLLSGKTGKKGGLPNLNKLQDIADYMIGGEDGSGYMTDGGTSGSEAETDAEVEVLEPTSRKVLNAKARAAMREAENGDEGSQAGTEQQNVEKRAVKLAELGPRMRLRLLKVEEGVCAGKVMWHEYINKSKEEIKAMEKKWEQKQREKEARKKVQKENVERKRKEKEEQKKNSKKSGENADGDDDDEDEMDVDYDSDDYEFDSEGMAGDAETLVNEKAEEDGEWEDEEEEIAAGAG from the exons ATGGCGCGCAGTagagcaaaaagaagaacgcaCGCTGGTGCAAAGAACCCCAACCAGCAAAAGGGACCAATCAACACCGGCAATGCCTCAATTCGCGACCCCAAGAGCATGGTCATTCGCATCGGCGCCGGCGAGGTCGGTTCCAGCGTCAGCCAATTGGCCACGGATGTGCGTCGCGTCATGGAGCCCGGCACTGCCAGCCGACTCAAAGAGAGGAGGGCCAACAAGCTGAGGGATTATCTGGTCATGTGTGGACCGCTTGGCGTCACGCATCTGCTCTTGTTCTCCAGGTCCGAGTCTGGCAATGTCAACCTGAGGGTGGCTCTTACTCCTCGTGGACCGACGCTGCACTTCCGCGTTGAGAAGTACTCCCTGACAAAGGATGTGCAAAAATCTCAGAGGCGACCCAAGGGACAGGGCAAGGAGTTCGTCACATCTCCACTG CTCGTCATGAACAACTTTTCAAGCTCTTCGGCCGATGCTCCGTCCAAAACACCCAAGCACCTCGAATCCCTGACGACGACTGTATTCCAGTCTCTCTTTGCTCCCATCAACCCCCAGAAGACGTCGCTCAAGTCGATACGCAGGGTCCTGCTCATGAACCGTGAGCAATCCAAGGAGATGGACGGCAGCTTTATAATCGACTTTAGGCACTACGCCATCACAACCAAGCCAACCGGCATCTCGAAACCGCTCAAGCGACTCAACgcagccgagaagctgttgAGCGGCAAGACAGGCAAAAAGGGCGGCCTGCCAAACCTCAACAAGCTGCAGGACATTGCCGATTACAtgattggcggcgaggacggcTCAGGGTACATGACGGATGGTGGCACCAGTGGCAGCGAGGCCGAGACGGACGCCGAAGTAGAGGTCCTGGAGCCCACGTCGCGCAAGGTCCTCAACGCGAAAGCCCGTGCGGCGATGAGGGAGGCGGAGAACGGCGATGAGGGCAGCCAGGCTGGCACCGAGCAGCAAAACGTCGAGAAGCGCGCCGTGAAGCTTGCAGAGCTTGGCCCGCGGATGAGGTTACGACTCCTCAAGGTCGAGGAGGGTGTCTGTGCCGGCAAGGTCATGTGGCATGAATACATCAACAAGTCCAAGGAGGAGATCAAGGCGATGGAGAAGAAGTGGGAACAGAAGCAGCGGGAGAAGGAAGCGAGGAAAAAGGTGCAAAAGGAGAACGTGGAGCGCAAGCGGAAAGAAAAGGAGGAGCAGAAGAAGAACAGCAAAAAGTCGGGCGAGAATGCCGATggggatgacgatgacgaggatgagATGGATGTCGACTATGACAGCGATGATTACGAGTTTGACAGTGAAGGAATGGCAGGTGATGCTGAGACGCTCGTCAATGAGAAGGCGGAAGAGGACGGAGAGTGggaagacgaggaagaggagatTGCTGCTGGGGCGGGTTGA
- a CDS encoding ATP-dependent rRNA helicase RRP3 — MTARTEAFSNSDNLIADVHLAPATMSSAKRVKLSHSKAPGPFRKPSSGDRAAAKVLTKKITQAPKAAAPIKQKAREAEEDDDDDDKDDKDEEDEEQNDDSSDEASENDDSTPTVEEATKEGQTELPSKEETPTKSFRDLGIVEPLCEACEALKFKKPTPIQEQAIPLALQGRDVIGIAETGSGKTAAFALPILQSLLEKPQPLFGLVLAPTRELAAQIGQTFEALGASISLRCAVVVGGLDMVSQSTALGKKPHIVVATPGRLLDHLEKTKGFSLRSLKFLVMDEADRLLDLDFGPILDKILKFLPRERRTFLFSATMSSKVESLQRASLRDPLKVSVSSSQEKTVSTLIQNPLFIPHKHKDVYLIYLANEFAGKTTIVFTRTVNEAQRVSILLRTLSFGAIPLHGQLSQSMRLGALNKFKARSRDILVATDVAARGLDIPEVDLVINFDMPQDSMTYIHRVGRTARAGRSGRAISIITQYDLELWLRIEKAALNGRKLPLFQPDKEEVMVFKERVEEAQRHAREEMKALHEDRGKKGAVLKGRKRGSATKRRHDDMDAEEG; from the exons ATGACCGCCCGCACTGAGGCGTTCTCAAACTCCGACAACCTCATCGCGGACGTTCACCTCGCGCCGGCAACAATGTCTTCCGCCAAACGTGTCAAATTGTCTCACTCCAAGGCTCCAGGGCCTTTCCGGAAGCCCAGCTCTGGGGACCGTGCCGCTGCGAAAGTTCTCACAAAGAAGATCACCCAAGCTCCCAAAGCTGCTGCGccaatcaagcaaaaagccCGTGAGGCTGAagaagatgatgatgatgatgacaaggacgacaaggATGAAGAGGACGAAGAGCAGAACGACGACAGCAGCGATGAAGCTAGCGAAAACGACGACTCCACGCCCACAGTAGAGGAGGCGACCAAAGAGGGCCAAACTGAGCTGCCGAGCAAGGAAGAGACGCCAACCAAGTCTTTCCGGGATCTT GGCATTGTCGAACCACTTTGCGAGGCATGCGAGGCTCTCAAATTCAAGAAGCCTACACCGATTCAAGAGCAGGCGATACCCCTGGCACTGCAAGGCCGCGATGTGATTGGTATTGCAGAGACAGGTTCAGGAAAAACGGCCGCCTTTGCGCTTCCTATCCTCCAGTCCTTACTCGAAAAGCCGCAGCCTCTGTTCGGGCTCGTGCTTGCTCCCACTCGAGAGCTTGCCGCCCAGATTGGTCAAACATTCGAAGCCCTTGGTGCCTCGATCTCGTTGCGGTGCGCCGTCGTGGTCGGTGGTCTCGACATGGTGTCCCAGTCCACCGCACTGGGAAAGAAGCCTCACATTGTTGTCGCCACACCTGGACGTCTGCTGGACcatttggaaaagaccaaggGCTTCAGCTTGCGGTCTTTGAAGTTTTTGGTCATGGACGAGGCTGACAGGCTGCTCGACCTGGACTTTGGGCCCATCCTCGATAAAATCCTCAAGTTCCTTCCCAGGGAGCGCCGCACCTTCCTCTTCTCCGCCACCATGAGCTCCAAGGTTGAGAGCTTGCAGCGAGCCAGTCTGCGCGACCCGCTCAAGGTTAGCGTTAGCTCCAGCCAGGAGAAGACGGTGTCTACCCTTATCCAGAACCCCCTCTTCATCCCTCACAAGCACAAGGATGTCTACCTCATTTATCTTGCAAATGAGTTTGCCGGCAAAACCACCATCGTCTTCACAAGAACTGTCAACGAGGCCCAGCGTGTTTCTATCCTGCTGCGCACGCTCTCATTTGGCGCAATTCCTTTGCACGGCCAGCTCTCACAATCAATGCGTTTGGGCGCTCTGAACAAGTTCAAGGCTAGGTCACGCGATATTTTAGTGGCAACCGACGTCGCTGCTCGTGGTCTGGACATTCCAGAAGTCGATCTTGTCATCAA TTTCGATATGCCCCAGGACAGCATGACGTATATTCACCGTGTGGGTCGTACCGCACGTGCTGGACGGTCTGGTCGAGCCATTTCCATTATCACTCAGTATGACCTCGAATTGTGGTTGAGGATAGAAAAGGCGGCCCTAAACGGACGCAAGTTGCCGCTTTTCCAACCCGATAAGGAAGAGGTGATGGTGTTCAAGGAGCGCGTGGAGGAGGCGCAGCGGCATGCACGGGAAGAGATGAAGGCTCTGCACGAAGACAGAGGCAAGAAGGGAGCAGTCCTCAAAGGCCGTAAGCGTGGCTCTGCTACAAAGAGGCGGCACGACGACATGGATGCCGAAGAGGGCTAG
- a CDS encoding endochitinase has protein sequence MMLRLAAAALGLLSLVAPPLAGASPISSELVRRQSGLQNVAYFVNWGIYGRNFHVQNVSADKVTHLLYAFANLRDDGTVVGGDIEADVSKHYPTDSWNDVGNNAYGCVKQLYKLKKANRHVKVLLSIGGWTWSTNFPSAASSEANRNRFASTAVGLMKDWGFDGLDIDWEYPADATQGQNMVLLLQAVRDALDAYAAQHAPGYHFLLTIASPAGPTHYQKMQLGQLAGVVDKMYLMAYDYAGAWDATSGHQANLFPSGSNPTSTPFSTDRAVADYMAAGVPPSKIVLGMPIYGRTFQNTDGPGGAYSGTGPGSWENGIWDYKALPRPGATELYDAATGATWSYDAARREMVTYDTADNVRRKVDWARARGLGGSMFWELSGDRSDGASLVGTSAASLGALDTSQNQLSYPDSQYLNIRQGLPGE, from the exons ATGATGCTTCGGCTTGCAGCCGCAGCGCTCGGGCTGCTGTCCCTCGTCGCCCCACCACTTGCTGGCGCCTCTCCCATCTCTTCCGAGCTTGTCAGGCGTCAGAGCGGGCTGCAGAACGTGGCCTATTTTGTCAACTG GGGAATTTATGGACGCAATTTCCACGTCCAAAATGTTTCGGCTGACAAGGTCACCCATCTGCTTTATGCGTTTGCCAATTTGAGGGACGATGGGACAGT CGTCGGGGGTGACATCGAGGCGGACGTCTCCAAGCACTACCCCACAGACTCGTGGAACGACGTGGGCAACAACGCGTACGGGTGCGTCAAGCAGCTGTACAAGCTGAAAAAGGCCAACCGGCACGTCAAGGTGCTGCTGAGCATCGGCGGCTGGACCTGGTCGACCAACTTCCCGTCGGCGGCCAGCAGCGAGGCCAACCGGAACCGCTTCGCCAGCACGGCCGTGGGGCTCATGAAGGACTGGGGCTTCGACGGCCTCGACATCGACTGGGAGTACCCGGCGGACGCgacgcagggccaaaacatggtgctgctgctgcaggcgGTGCGCGACGCCCTCGACGCCTACGCGGCGCAGCACGCGCCGGGCTACCACTTCCTCCTGACCATCGCGTCGCCCGCCGGGCCGACCCACTACCAAAAGATGCAGCTCGGCCAGCTGGCCGGCGTGGTGGACAAGATGTACCTGATGGCGTACGACTACGCGGGCGCCTGggacgccaccagcgggCACCAGGCCAATCTCTTCCCCAGCGGCTCGAACCCGACCTCGACGCCCTTTTCGACGGACCGCGCCGTGGCCGACTACATGGCCGCGGGGGTGCCGCCGTCCAAGATCGTGCTGGGCATGCCCATCTACGGGCGCACGTTCCAAAACACCGACGGGCCCGGCGGCGCCTACTCGGGCACGGGGCCGGGGTCCTGGGAGAACGGCATCTGGGACTACAAGGCGCTGCCGCGGCCGGGGGCGACGGAGCTGTACGACGCCGCGACGGGCGCGACCTGGAGCTACGACGCGGCGCGGCGCGAGATGGTCACGTACGACACGGCGGACAATGTGCGGCGCAAGGTGGACTGGGCCAGGGCCAGGGGCCTGGGCGGCAGCATGTTCTGGGAGCTGTCGGGCGACAGGTCCGACGGCGCCAGCCTGGTGGGCACCAGCGCCGCCAGCCTCGGCGCCCTGGACACCAGCCAGAACCAGCTCAGCTACCCGGACAGCCAGTACCTGAACATCAGGCAGGGGTTGCCGGGGGAGTAG